One Bacillota bacterium genomic region harbors:
- the hisI gene encoding phosphoribosyl-AMP cyclohydrolase → MGANINNENELRPLKTGELKYDRQGLIPAVIQDERNNEILMVGYMNEEALKRTLKEGRVCFWSRSRQKYWVKGETSGNYFELKSIMADCDADTLLLKVIPLGPGKACHTGRYSCFFNTLAGFKQREERND, encoded by the coding sequence GTGGGAGCAAACATCAACAACGAAAATGAACTGCGACCTTTGAAGACGGGGGAGCTTAAATATGACCGGCAGGGATTAATCCCGGCAGTTATCCAGGATGAACGGAATAATGAAATATTGATGGTCGGCTACATGAATGAAGAAGCGCTGAAAAGAACCTTGAAAGAGGGTAGGGTCTGCTTCTGGAGCCGCAGCCGTCAGAAATATTGGGTGAAAGGCGAAACCTCAGGAAACTATTTTGAGTTAAAATCGATTATGGCCGATTGTGATGCAGATACCCTTTTATTGAAAGTAATTCCCCTGGGACCGGGAAAAGCCTGTCATACTGGCCGTTATTCATGCTTTTTCAATACTTTGGCCGGCTTCAAACAGCGGGAGGAACGCAATGATTGA
- the aroB gene encoding 3-dehydroquinate synthase, with protein sequence MSKRQIQVRTSNFSYRVVIEEGSLSVLGKAMRLLFPSEQALLVSDNRVFSLYGDRTIYSLEEEGWKVKTALISPGERSKTLRGASRLYDRALDSGLDRNSPIIALGGGVVGDLAGFVASTYLRGVPLVMVPTSLLAQVDSSVGGKVAVNHPRGKNLIGSIYPPRLVLIDPRLLDSLPGRQIKAGLAEVVKYGIIYDSAFFNYCEEELENLLRRKSSSLAEAVARSVQIKANVVEEDEFEKDYRRILNFGHTIGHALEAATAYKYYLHGEAVLIGMAAATGIAASMEKIDTHLAERIINLLQKIGLKKPPMGLTTEMVIDKLRQDKKRRDGKIVLILPVGIGSVAVSEIDSEDLIRGEIDKYLRVV encoded by the coding sequence ATGAGTAAGAGGCAGATCCAGGTCAGAACCAGTAATTTTTCTTACCGGGTAGTGATCGAAGAAGGGTCACTTTCGGTGCTCGGCAAAGCAATGCGCCTGCTCTTCCCTTCCGAGCAGGCTCTTCTAGTAAGCGATAACAGGGTATTTTCCCTTTATGGAGACCGGACAATCTATTCCCTGGAAGAGGAAGGATGGAAAGTCAAAACGGCGCTGATCAGCCCCGGTGAAAGATCAAAAACGCTGAGGGGCGCTTCCCGTTTATATGACCGTGCCCTGGATAGTGGCCTGGATCGAAACTCACCGATTATTGCTCTTGGTGGCGGTGTTGTTGGAGATCTGGCTGGTTTTGTGGCTTCCACTTATTTACGGGGTGTGCCTCTTGTCATGGTTCCCACCTCCCTGCTGGCCCAGGTTGACAGCAGTGTGGGTGGCAAGGTAGCTGTCAATCATCCCCGGGGGAAAAATTTGATCGGCTCCATATACCCTCCACGGTTGGTTTTAATTGACCCTCGGCTGCTCGATTCGCTGCCCGGCCGTCAGATAAAAGCAGGGCTGGCGGAGGTTGTTAAATATGGTATTATATACGACAGTGCCTTTTTTAATTATTGTGAGGAAGAACTGGAAAACCTGCTAAGGAGAAAAAGTTCCTCTCTGGCCGAGGCAGTTGCCCGATCAGTTCAAATCAAGGCCAATGTTGTTGAAGAAGACGAATTTGAAAAGGATTATAGAAGGATACTTAATTTCGGACACACAATTGGTCATGCTTTGGAAGCGGCAACCGCTTATAAATATTACCTGCATGGTGAAGCTGTCCTGATCGGGATGGCTGCTGCAACCGGGATCGCCGCGTCTATGGAGAAGATCGATACCCACCTGGCAGAAAGAATTATTAATCTTCTGCAAAAAATCGGGCTGAAAAAGCCACCGATGGGCTTGACCACCGAGATGGTAATCGATAAACTAAGGCAGGATAAAAAAAGGCGTGATGGAAAAATTGTTTTGATATTACCCGTGGGGATCGGATCTGTTGCCGTGTCTGAAATAGACAGTGAAGATTTAATCAGAGGGGAAATCGATAAATACTTAAGGGTTGTTTGA
- a CDS encoding MGMT family protein encodes MNQLYMDQIDTPKGVFLIVFSESGIYELLFPGSELDIEYPQRDNPWPELKDDLENYFKGEKVDWNRYPLDCSGYPPFFESVLEHVRQIPSGEVITYKKVAELAGSPKAARAAGQALKSNRHPIIVPCHRVVGSSGKLGGFSGPEGWKKMLLDLEKSGYGCL; translated from the coding sequence ATGAATCAGTTATATATGGATCAAATTGATACGCCCAAGGGCGTTTTTTTGATCGTTTTCAGTGAATCGGGTATTTATGAACTTTTATTTCCGGGATCCGAACTTGATATTGAATACCCACAGCGCGATAATCCGTGGCCGGAGTTAAAGGATGATCTGGAGAACTATTTCAAAGGGGAGAAAGTGGATTGGAACAGGTATCCGCTGGACTGCAGCGGCTATCCCCCGTTTTTTGAATCTGTCCTTGAACATGTTCGCCAAATACCGAGCGGAGAAGTGATTACCTACAAAAAAGTGGCGGAGTTGGCTGGTTCACCAAAAGCGGCCAGGGCGGCCGGTCAAGCCCTGAAATCGAACCGTCATCCCATTATCGTTCCATGCCACCGTGTGGTTGGCAGCAGCGGAAAACTTGGGGGTTTTAGCGGTCCGGAAGGTTGGAAAAAGATGCTCCTTGATCTGGAAAAGTCTGGGTACGGCTGCCTTTGA
- the secD gene encoding protein translocase subunit SecD codes for MKPEIKPGRVVILIVLSLLIIVSGYWAFVNAADREHGIKRGLDIAGGLYVLLEAVETGDQELDADAIERAITVIRMRVDELGVAEPIIAAQGDNRIRIELPDLDDVEQARNIIGRTAMLRFIGPDGVEIVTGAHLISARAERAPEFTPYPFVSIEFDQEGARLFAEATGKFLNQPIAIVLDDELISQPTVRAVITDGKATIEGTFGIEEAANLALLLRSGSLPVELRELESRLIGPTLGQRTEEIAVYAAGIGLILVLLFMVIYYRGAGLIAGVALIFYLSLVLWALNYLPTTLTLPGIAGLILSIGMAVDANVIIFERIKDELRSGRTPRSAMESGFQRAFRAILDANVTTLIVTIVLFSLASGPVRGFAVTLFIGIICSMFTAIVLTRLLMRLAFKAGMINSGAYVGVKG; via the coding sequence ATGAAACCAGAGATTAAACCAGGACGCGTTGTGATCCTAATTGTGCTTTCTCTGCTGATCATTGTTTCAGGCTACTGGGCCTTTGTAAACGCAGCAGACCGGGAACATGGTATTAAACGCGGCCTCGATATCGCCGGAGGACTTTACGTTCTTCTCGAAGCTGTTGAAACCGGCGATCAGGAACTAGATGCAGACGCCATCGAAAGAGCGATAACTGTAATCAGGATGAGGGTTGACGAGCTTGGTGTTGCCGAGCCGATTATTGCGGCCCAGGGGGACAACAGGATCCGGATAGAACTTCCGGACCTGGATGATGTGGAACAGGCCAGAAATATTATCGGGCGGACAGCCATGCTCAGGTTCATCGGTCCTGACGGGGTGGAAATTGTAACCGGGGCTCACCTGATTTCAGCCCGGGCGGAAAGAGCACCCGAGTTTACTCCCTACCCGTTTGTGAGCATAGAGTTTGACCAGGAGGGAGCAAGGCTGTTTGCCGAAGCAACAGGCAAGTTTTTAAATCAGCCGATTGCGATAGTTCTTGATGACGAGCTGATATCCCAGCCTACAGTCCGGGCGGTGATAACTGACGGAAAGGCCACTATTGAGGGGACATTTGGAATAGAGGAAGCGGCAAACCTCGCTCTTCTTCTGCGTAGTGGCTCGCTGCCGGTCGAACTGCGGGAACTGGAATCGCGTCTGATCGGACCGACACTGGGACAGCGGACGGAAGAGATAGCAGTTTATGCTGCCGGTATTGGATTGATTTTGGTTCTTCTCTTTATGGTCATCTATTACCGGGGTGCCGGTTTGATTGCCGGTGTAGCCCTTATATTCTATTTATCACTGGTGCTCTGGGCCTTGAATTATCTGCCGACCACTTTAACCCTGCCCGGTATTGCCGGCCTCATCTTATCGATTGGTATGGCAGTTGATGCAAACGTGATTATTTTTGAAAGGATTAAAGACGAACTCCGATCGGGGCGGACTCCGAGAAGCGCCATGGAGAGTGGTTTTCAACGTGCTTTCAGGGCTATTCTGGATGCCAATGTAACCACCCTGATTGTAACGATCGTTCTATTCAGCCTGGCCAGCGGTCCGGTCAGGGGTTTTGCAGTAACCCTCTTTATCGGGATCATCTGCAGTATGTTTACAGCAATTGTCTTGACCCGCTTGCTCATGCGGCTTGCCTTTAAGGCGGGAATGATTAACAGCGGGGCATATGTGGGGGTGAAAGGATAA
- the aroC gene encoding chorismate synthase, translated as MRYLSGGESHGPCLTGIVEGLPSGLIIKLEEINHQLSRRQQGYGRGGRMSIEKDRVEVISGLRFNRTIGSPLTLQIQNRDWENWKHLMGIEGEIPPDLTLLTRPRPGHADLAGGLKYNHDDLRLVLERSSARETAMRVAVGTIGRILIEKYGIRIYSHVARIGSVASDVDQAKMVTLYDDIEKSPVRCADPSVEGKMIEAIELARSEGDTLGGIIELQVTNIPPGLGSHVHWDRKIDGRLAGALCSIQGVKGVEFGIGFAGSSRRGSEVHDPLMSQPFKGIVRPSNRAGGIEGGITNGQNLVIRIAMKPIPTLTEPLPSVDWLTGEESRGSTERSDVCAVPAASVVAEAVIAWELAVAFREKFAGDFIEEVDSAYTFYLNQVNKRLRRGS; from the coding sequence ATGCGTTATCTCAGCGGTGGAGAGTCTCATGGGCCATGCCTGACTGGAATTGTTGAAGGTCTGCCATCGGGACTGATCATTAAACTGGAAGAAATCAATCACCAGCTTTCGCGGCGGCAGCAGGGATACGGACGGGGTGGACGGATGTCCATTGAAAAGGACCGGGTAGAAGTAATTTCCGGTCTCCGCTTTAACCGGACCATCGGCAGCCCCCTGACCTTGCAGATACAAAACCGCGACTGGGAGAACTGGAAGCACCTGATGGGGATAGAAGGGGAAATACCTCCGGATTTGACCCTGCTGACACGTCCAAGACCGGGGCATGCCGATCTGGCTGGCGGGCTAAAGTATAATCATGATGATTTACGGCTGGTTCTGGAGCGTTCGAGCGCCCGGGAAACGGCGATGCGCGTGGCAGTGGGAACTATCGGGCGCATACTAATTGAAAAATATGGTATCCGAATCTACAGCCATGTCGCCAGGATAGGGTCGGTAGCTTCTGATGTTGACCAGGCAAAAATGGTGACCCTTTATGATGATATTGAAAAATCACCGGTTCGCTGTGCCGATCCGTCTGTCGAAGGAAAAATGATCGAAGCCATAGAACTGGCCAGAAGCGAGGGTGACACGCTCGGAGGTATCATTGAGCTGCAGGTTACAAATATACCGCCCGGCCTGGGCAGTCATGTCCACTGGGACAGAAAGATAGATGGCCGGTTAGCCGGCGCGCTTTGCAGTATACAGGGAGTAAAGGGAGTTGAATTCGGAATTGGTTTTGCGGGTTCTTCCAGAAGAGGGTCAGAGGTACATGATCCGCTGATGTCTCAACCCTTCAAAGGTATTGTCAGGCCATCTAACCGGGCCGGGGGAATAGAAGGTGGAATAACTAACGGGCAGAACCTGGTGATCAGGATTGCGATGAAGCCGATTCCCACACTGACCGAACCGCTGCCCAGTGTTGACTGGTTAACAGGCGAAGAGAGCCGGGGATCAACTGAAAGATCAGATGTTTGTGCAGTTCCAGCTGCCTCAGTTGTCGCCGAAGCTGTGATTGCCTGGGAACTGGCTGTTGCTTTTCGCGAAAAGTTTGCCGGTGATTTTATTGAAGAAGTAGACAGCGCTTATACATTTTATCTTAACCAGGTAAACAAACGCTTACGTAGGGGTAGCTGA
- a CDS encoding LapA family protein produces the protein MGSFYLILGLIFSLLIAIVALANNETVTVSYIFGRAEVSLILLILGSAVVGALAMGLFSLFRSIRSALAFRQLRHQQEELQKNIKNLEEEKIFLIAELNKHVSVAEENLEAENTENAEEKIEQQDEEAVGDDEVKEESS, from the coding sequence ATGGGTTCATTTTACCTGATTTTGGGCTTGATTTTCAGTTTGCTCATCGCCATAGTTGCCCTGGCCAATAACGAAACCGTAACTGTCAGCTATATTTTCGGCCGTGCCGAGGTGTCCCTCATCCTGCTCATTTTAGGTTCTGCAGTGGTGGGTGCACTGGCAATGGGCCTTTTCAGCCTGTTTCGCAGCATCCGCAGTGCTCTTGCTTTTCGTCAGTTACGACATCAGCAGGAAGAACTGCAGAAAAATATCAAGAATCTGGAAGAAGAAAAAATATTTTTGATAGCCGAGTTAAATAAACATGTCTCGGTGGCTGAGGAGAACCTGGAAGCCGAAAATACCGAAAACGCCGAAGAAAAAATTGAACAGCAGGATGAAGAAGCTGTTGGAGATGATGAGGTCAAAGAGGAATCTTCATGA
- a CDS encoding histidinol-phosphatase HisJ family protein: MIDYHLHTSRCCHASGTLVEYLETARKINLKEIGFADHFPLDLLEYTPRAQVTMKGDELAEYMSQVNSLKNSPDGVIIKLGIEIDYIPEKESKIAEVIGQYQFDYIIGSIHFMDGWDFTHPRYADDYAARDIAGLYRTYFELVWAACGSRLFDIIGHLDVIKKFGYRPDEDLEPYWVKTAQILKETDTCLELNTAGRDVPVGEFYPDRRMLEICSAEGVPLTVGSDAHSPEQVGRYFDQAEDLLREVGYKELAVFEKRIRRSIPL; this comes from the coding sequence ATGATTGATTATCATCTGCATACCAGCCGCTGCTGCCATGCTTCTGGCACACTGGTGGAATATCTTGAGACTGCCCGGAAAATAAATCTGAAAGAGATCGGTTTTGCCGATCATTTTCCCCTTGATTTACTTGAATACACTCCGCGAGCACAGGTTACGATGAAAGGCGATGAGCTGGCAGAGTATATGTCGCAGGTAAACTCTCTGAAAAATAGCCCTGATGGTGTTATTATAAAACTGGGCATCGAGATTGATTATATCCCGGAAAAAGAAAGCAAGATTGCTGAAGTGATCGGTCAATATCAATTTGATTACATAATCGGTTCGATTCACTTCATGGACGGCTGGGATTTTACCCATCCCCGGTATGCCGATGATTACGCGGCTCGCGATATCGCCGGACTGTACCGCACCTATTTTGAGTTGGTTTGGGCTGCCTGCGGGTCAAGGTTATTTGATATTATTGGTCATCTTGATGTTATCAAGAAATTCGGCTACCGGCCGGATGAAGATCTTGAACCTTACTGGGTTAAAACTGCACAAATCCTAAAAGAAACGGACACCTGCCTTGAGTTAAATACAGCAGGAAGGGATGTACCTGTTGGAGAATTTTATCCCGACCGGAGAATGCTGGAAATCTGTTCTGCCGAAGGAGTACCGCTAACGGTCGGTTCTGATGCCCACAGTCCCGAACAGGTTGGTCGTTATTTTGATCAGGCCGAAGATCTTCTAAGGGAAGTCGGGTACAAGGAGCTGGCTGTTTTCGAGAAGAGGATCCGCAGGAGTATTCCGCTGTAA
- a CDS encoding HD domain-containing protein, with product MSMVTLKMVQENPQVKTLIQKADESLGTLGYTEHGFRHCRLTGKAAKRVIIELGGDIREAELAGIAGYLHDIGNVMGRREHDVAGAIMALKILQEMDMPLEEAVDVSAAIGNHDEEEGRVVNRVTAALILADKSDVHRSRVRNRDIATFDIHDRVNYAVKESRLNIDSENRVISLDLTIDTSISQVMEYFEIFLTRMVMCRRAASFLEARFALTINEVELL from the coding sequence ATGAGTATGGTTACTTTAAAAATGGTTCAGGAAAATCCTCAGGTCAAAACTTTGATTCAAAAGGCAGATGAAAGCCTGGGGACTTTGGGATATACCGAACATGGTTTTCGTCACTGCCGGTTAACCGGCAAGGCAGCTAAAAGGGTTATTATTGAGCTCGGTGGTGATATAAGGGAAGCAGAACTGGCCGGAATAGCCGGGTATTTACATGATATCGGGAATGTTATGGGCCGCCGTGAACATGATGTAGCGGGGGCTATTATGGCACTGAAGATTCTGCAGGAAATGGATATGCCCCTGGAAGAAGCTGTCGACGTGTCGGCTGCCATCGGGAATCATGATGAAGAGGAAGGCAGGGTTGTTAACCGGGTTACTGCTGCCCTGATCCTTGCCGATAAATCTGATGTTCACCGCAGCAGGGTCCGCAACCGTGATATAGCCACTTTTGATATTCACGACCGGGTAAACTATGCGGTTAAAGAATCAAGACTGAATATCGATTCGGAAAACAGGGTGATCAGCCTTGACCTGACCATTGACACAAGCATAAGCCAGGTTATGGAGTACTTTGAGATATTTTTAACCCGAATGGTGATGTGCCGCAGGGCGGCATCATTTCTTGAAGCCCGTTTTGCCCTGACCATAAACGAAGTTGAACTGCTTTAA
- the recJ gene encoding single-stranded-DNA-specific exonuclease RecJ — translation MSFSGKDWIWLEQKNDQAVNLAEAINVPVTLARLLINRGIIDPEQAGVFLYPSIDHLHDPWLMKGMEDAVTSLLKAVEKDQKIVVHGDYDADGITATVILVEALRRIGGKVDYFLPSRFEEGYGLHVESLNQIKESGAGLVITVDCGINALHEVEHALSIGLDIIITDHHQPLVPIRGALAVVNPLQDGCSYPFKELSGSGVSFKLAQALMERAGLPFPERFIDLAALGTAADVVPLLGENRIIVAKGVEEIGRLNRLGFRALLEAVSLDKNRISGTSLAFILAPAVNAAGRMGEAYPSAELFLTGDPSRAAELAGQLHRVNLLRRDTEQKILAEAEEILSGISGQVAENKIIVLSGDNWHHGVIGIVASRLVDKYNLPVALIAVENGEGRGSARSVPGYNITAALAENEDLLVKFGGHEQAAGFTVKADKIKSLERNLSLHAQKNLDEKQLSAKLYLEADLNEEDFDLSLTEYLELLQPFGPANRSPVFGSREWEIISWRLVGSGHAHLKLTVQKNGRVINPIFFSGARFESDLQKGRLVDLAFRLKDGFFRDQKTLEVEIRDLGYSDTLKMRNLEIIDRRHCRKRFDCLLEILKTESGRTVVYTTTGSKAEKIIDNIPSASTPCFVNGSILNGNTDLPEKIDTLIIYDLPVHDGLKATLLQEERISGYLKVYLLFNEEDLKQNKILTDLSLPSDKILKKIVDAMVETSENAGSISVNELQNMKIGMKPSVTFWERVEKIFIEIGVLKDGFVNPDPAGLLTGLSEKLKDSPTYLSTEELRKECRRFQDVLLNGSLKEAASVLSLPYKK, via the coding sequence ATGAGTTTTAGTGGTAAAGATTGGATCTGGTTGGAACAGAAAAATGATCAGGCAGTAAATCTTGCTGAAGCAATAAATGTGCCGGTCACCCTGGCCAGGTTGCTTATTAACCGTGGGATAATCGATCCCGAGCAGGCCGGGGTTTTTTTATATCCTTCCATCGATCATCTTCATGATCCCTGGCTGATGAAGGGTATGGAAGATGCAGTAACCAGCTTGCTAAAAGCGGTTGAGAAGGATCAAAAAATAGTTGTTCACGGAGATTATGATGCAGACGGGATTACGGCAACTGTTATCCTGGTTGAAGCGCTGCGCAGGATCGGGGGTAAGGTTGATTACTTCCTGCCGAGCCGGTTTGAAGAAGGATACGGATTACATGTCGAATCTTTAAACCAGATTAAAGAATCAGGTGCCGGACTGGTTATAACAGTTGATTGCGGGATCAATGCTCTTCATGAGGTCGAACATGCATTATCAATCGGTCTTGATATAATCATCACCGATCATCACCAACCTCTTGTGCCTATTCGAGGCGCTTTAGCTGTTGTTAATCCCCTGCAGGATGGCTGTTCCTACCCCTTTAAAGAGCTGTCGGGATCCGGAGTTTCTTTTAAACTGGCGCAGGCCTTAATGGAGAGAGCAGGCTTGCCCTTTCCGGAAAGATTCATTGATCTTGCCGCCCTGGGAACTGCTGCAGATGTGGTGCCGCTACTGGGAGAAAACAGAATCATTGTAGCAAAAGGCGTGGAAGAAATAGGTCGTCTAAACAGGCTTGGGTTTAGAGCGTTACTCGAAGCCGTCAGCCTGGATAAAAACCGGATATCGGGTACTTCACTCGCTTTTATTCTTGCACCTGCAGTCAATGCTGCCGGTAGAATGGGTGAAGCTTACCCATCAGCAGAACTATTCCTTACAGGTGACCCTTCCCGGGCAGCCGAGCTGGCCGGACAACTGCATAGGGTAAACCTTTTGCGCCGTGATACAGAACAGAAGATCCTCGCTGAAGCTGAAGAAATATTGAGTGGAATTTCCGGGCAGGTGGCGGAAAACAAGATAATTGTCCTTTCCGGTGACAATTGGCATCATGGTGTGATCGGAATTGTTGCTTCAAGGCTGGTTGACAAATATAACCTGCCGGTAGCCCTTATCGCTGTTGAGAACGGTGAAGGGCGGGGTTCTGCGAGAAGCGTTCCCGGTTATAACATAACAGCTGCCCTGGCCGAAAATGAAGATCTGCTGGTTAAATTCGGCGGACACGAACAGGCGGCAGGCTTTACAGTTAAAGCTGATAAAATAAAATCCCTGGAAAGAAACCTGAGCCTGCATGCTCAAAAAAATCTGGATGAAAAACAGCTCAGCGCTAAGCTATACCTGGAAGCGGATTTAAATGAAGAAGATTTTGATTTAAGCCTCACGGAGTATCTTGAACTTCTTCAGCCATTTGGGCCGGCAAACAGGTCCCCCGTTTTTGGCAGCAGAGAATGGGAAATTATATCATGGCGGTTGGTTGGTTCTGGACATGCTCATCTTAAGCTTACTGTTCAAAAAAACGGACGGGTAATTAACCCTATTTTCTTTTCCGGAGCTCGGTTTGAATCTGATCTGCAGAAAGGACGTTTGGTTGATCTTGCTTTCAGGCTGAAAGATGGCTTTTTCAGGGATCAAAAAACGCTTGAGGTCGAAATTAGAGATCTCGGTTACAGTGATACTCTGAAAATGAGAAACCTGGAAATTATAGACCGAAGGCACTGCCGGAAAAGGTTCGATTGTTTGTTGGAAATACTGAAAACCGAATCAGGCCGGACTGTTGTTTATACTACAACCGGTTCAAAGGCGGAAAAAATCATTGATAATATTCCTTCAGCCAGCACCCCCTGTTTTGTTAACGGTAGCATATTGAACGGCAATACCGATCTGCCTGAAAAGATTGATACTTTGATCATATATGATTTACCAGTACATGACGGTTTAAAAGCAACGCTTCTGCAGGAGGAGCGGATCTCCGGGTACCTGAAAGTCTACCTTCTTTTCAACGAAGAGGATCTTAAACAGAATAAGATACTTACCGATCTATCATTGCCATCGGATAAGATATTGAAGAAAATAGTGGATGCAATGGTGGAAACCTCAGAAAATGCAGGTAGTATTTCGGTTAATGAACTGCAAAACATGAAGATCGGTATGAAACCGTCAGTCACTTTTTGGGAACGGGTGGAGAAGATATTTATAGAAATTGGTGTATTAAAAGATGGCTTTGTTAACCCCGACCCGGCTGGCCTATTGACCGGACTGTCTGAAAAACTCAAAGACTCTCCAACCTACCTGTCCACAGAAGAGCTTCGAAAGGAATGCCGCAGATTCCAGGATGTCCTGCTCAACGGATCTCTGAAAGAAGCAGCCTCAGTTTTGAGTTTACCTTACAAGAAATAA
- the secF gene encoding protein translocase subunit SecF has protein sequence MIDFIGNRRKAYLLSLVLVVAGLISLSIFGLNLGIDFTGGTVLHLNLGEDFSIEEVQEVIAPFEELEGAAIQVVQGRDLDGDLSDEGLVIKAQYIEEARRDALMDTLRNRWPQLDPADLRIESVGAVVGSELARQALLSLAVAVALMVVYITIRFEFKFAVATIASLLHNVLIVIGIFSILRMEINVPFVAAILTVFGYSVNDTIVIFDRIRENTKHKRKSEYAAVVNESINQNLMRSINTSLTTLFVLIALLFGFHYYIGSLDLIVFVVALILGVFIGTYSSIFIASPLWINLQSVQFGKKRKKAA, from the coding sequence ATGATTGATTTTATCGGAAACCGCAGGAAAGCTTACTTGTTGTCCCTGGTTCTGGTTGTTGCCGGCCTGATTTCACTTTCGATTTTCGGGCTAAACCTGGGCATCGATTTTACCGGCGGAACAGTCCTCCATCTTAACCTTGGGGAGGATTTCTCGATCGAAGAAGTTCAGGAGGTCATTGCACCTTTCGAAGAACTTGAGGGCGCAGCTATTCAGGTTGTTCAGGGGCGCGATCTCGATGGCGATCTATCTGATGAAGGATTGGTTATTAAAGCACAGTATATAGAAGAAGCCAGAAGAGATGCCCTGATGGACACATTAAGAAACAGATGGCCACAACTTGATCCAGCTGACCTGCGCATAGAAAGTGTTGGAGCGGTTGTTGGCAGTGAATTGGCCCGTCAGGCTCTGCTTTCCCTGGCTGTTGCGGTCGCCCTGATGGTGGTATATATAACAATTCGGTTTGAATTCAAATTTGCCGTGGCGACCATTGCTTCACTTCTGCACAATGTCCTGATTGTGATCGGGATCTTTTCGATCCTGCGAATGGAGATAAATGTACCCTTTGTTGCGGCGATCCTAACCGTATTTGGTTACTCGGTAAATGATACTATCGTGATTTTCGACAGAATCCGTGAAAATACCAAGCATAAGCGAAAAAGTGAATATGCTGCAGTTGTTAATGAAAGTATCAATCAAAACCTGATGCGTTCCATAAACACTTCATTGACAACGCTCTTTGTTCTGATTGCCCTGCTCTTCGGTTTCCACTATTATATTGGCAGTTTAGATCTGATTGTTTTTGTGGTTGCCCTGATTCTAGGAGTTTTTATCGGCACCTATTCATCAATATTTATAGCCAGCCCGTTGTGGATTAACCTGCAGAGCGTACAGTTCGGCAAAAAGAGGAAAAAAGCTGCCTGA